A single window of Rhodamnia argentea isolate NSW1041297 chromosome 5, ASM2092103v1, whole genome shotgun sequence DNA harbors:
- the LOC115753607 gene encoding ras-related protein RABF1, producing MGCSSSLPDRASGRLSGLNSENGSVNDAKNLRVKLVLLGDSGVGKSCIVLRFVRGQFDPTSKVTIGASFLSQTIALQDSTTVKFEIWDTAGQERYAALAPLYYRGAAVAVVVYDITSPESFQKAQYWVKELQKHGSPDMVMALVGNKADLQENREVTVQDGIDYAEKNGMFFIETSAKTADNINQLFEEIAKRLPRPTPS from the exons ATGGGTTGCTCCTCTTCGCTTCCAG ATAGGGCTTCTGGTAGATTGAGCGGGCTCAATTCAGAGAATGGCTCAGTGAATGATGCGAAAAACCTGCGTGTTAAG CTTGTACTTCTAGGGGATTCTGGTGTTGGGAAAAGTTGCATTGTACTACGCTTTGTCCGTGGTCAGTTTGATCCAACATCCAAG GTAACTATTGGAGCATCGTTCTTGTCACAGACCATAGCTTTGCAAGATTCTACAACAGTTAAGTTCGAAATATGGGACACTGCTGGTCAAGAAAG GTATGCTGCCCTGGCCCCACTTTACTATCGGGGCGCTGCGGTTGCAGTTGTGGTTTATGATATAACAAGCCCAGAATCGTTTCAAAAAGCTCAGTACTGGGTAAAG GAGCTTCAAAAACATGGAAGCCCTGATATGGTTATGGCTCTGGTTGGAAATAAAGCTGACCTCCAGGAGAATAGAGAAGTGACGGTCCAA GATGGCATTGACTATGCTGAGAAGAATGGCATGTTTTTCATCGAGACATCTGCTAAAACTGCAGATAATATAAATCAGCTGTTTGAG GAAATTGCCAAGCGGCTTCCACGTCCGACCCCGTCATGA